The Daucus carota subsp. sativus chromosome 9, DH1 v3.0, whole genome shotgun sequence genome window below encodes:
- the LOC108200774 gene encoding uncharacterized protein LOC108200774 has protein sequence MKPFYTIPSKRLKFSAPSPDWSNLHTDILESVIKRMTCFDIIRFKHVCRSWKIAVLNFWHISNPSSQPPYMIWSTTDNRGCCFLNLARQKLYHEFNNLWGDLNIYCIGCSKGWLILHVVDEEYRSSVFIFNPFCFVARKIVIPTDTLPDYRIIRKNYRTLLTSDPIHSGGKFGVIFLMYNKVRLLMQDSYHPENNKWIEDPSMSWSFSSLEESCIRKYGYIQSTSKFNSTTNCSPCFSKMTRSIPPRKIFWRPWAINNIILYLVESGVDILLVTRITGTLHENGQQVHATRYFDVFTYNFDDKRWVKVDSLGDRSLFLGGDHSLSLSVLDIQGCQGNSIYFTDHISSISNETGVDTGVFSLEDGSIKKLTWRRQRESNKEQFQFS, from the coding sequence ATGAAACCCTTCTACACTATTCCAAGCAAACGTCTGAAGTTTTCTGCTCCTTCACCAGATTGGTCCAATCTTCATACTGATATTTTGGAGTCTGTTATAAAGAGGATGACTTGTTTTGACATTATTCGCTTCAAACACGTATGTCGTTCATGGAAAATAGCTGTTTTGAATTTCTGGCATATCTCTAATCCTTCTTCACAGCCTCCATATATGATCTGGTCAACAACAGACAACAGGGGATGTTGTTTTCTCAACCTTGCTCGTCAGAAACTATACCACGAGTTCAACAACTTGTGGGgggatttaaatatttattgtattGGATGTTCAAAAGGCTGGTTGATATTACATGTTGTGGATGAAGAATACCGATCTTCTGTATTTATCTTCAACCCCTTTTGTTTTGTAGCGAGGAAGATTGTTATTCCTACCGATACTCTTCCAGATTATAGGATTATCAGAAAAAATTATCGAACTCTTCTCACATCAGATCCCATTCATTCCGGAGGCAAATTTGGAGTCATTTTCCTAATGTATAATAAAGTCAGATTGTTAATGCAGGATAGTTATCATCCCGAAAACAACAAGTGGATCGAGGACCCGTCGATGTCTTGGTCGTTCTCTTCCCTTGAAGAATCATGTATCAGAAAATATGGATATATTCAATCGACGTCCAAGTTCAATTCGACAACCAATTGTTCACCTTGTTTTAGCAAGATGACTCGTAGCATTCCTCCAAGAAAAATTTTCTGGCGTCCTTGGgccattaataatattatactttATTTGGTAGAATCGGGGGTTGATATTCTTCTTGTTACAAGGATTACAGGTACTCTTCATGAAAATGGTCAGCAGGTTCATGCAACTAGGTACTTTGATGTTTTTACGTATAATTTTGATGACAAACGATGGGTGAAAGTGGATTCTCTGGGAGATCGTAGTTTGTTTCTTGGTGGTGATCATTCTCTGTCTCTTTCGGTTTTGGATATTCAAGGTTGTCAAGGGAATTCTATTTATTTCACGGATCATATTTCTTCAATTAGCAACGAGACTGGAGTTGATACGGGTGTATTTAGCTTGGAGGATGGAAGTATCAAGAAGCTCACATGGAGGAGGCAAAGAGAATCAAACAAAGAACAATTTCAGTTTAGCTAG